A single region of the Winslowiella toletana genome encodes:
- a CDS encoding virulence factor SrfB, which translates to MLATLIDFKQKVTLIQDSGIQFLDFAIRAQPDAVKAGKFVRKTANGPLLWLDHDSNNGKYQLRMAAGAAPEVVKPEFSFTLDQSLMLLEDIWLPLPVLRYTPPRNFLGGPENWARVRISKLDSPDQQGHTHRASLAFDTGTTAADDGALALCKSDAQNGVSFALAWHNDELGEFLDLTWIDGWLREVFTQQAAQREHRHAVNVKIGLKEFEYQAHYLNLLNLLGSQLQLNEIKIHTATLQQPVVNVDLILDVGNSHTCGILVEDHADESNGLKQTYELQLRDLARPQQVYNEMFVSRVEFAQANFGKANFSLESGRENAFVWPSLTRVGREADRLALQRLGTEGTSGISSPRRYLWDEESWLPGWRFNQPASEAPAIANPLMTLLNDNGQPLYTLPADERLPVFSAHYSRSSLMTFMLSELLAQALMQINSAAQRMKMPHSTAPRQLRNIILTLPSAMPKPEREIFRRRMVEAIALVWKAMAWHPADEPFSTQHDKASSLKPVPEVQMEWDEATCGQMVYLFNETQVNFAGRAEDFFASMARPDRPLSADEQPGKTLRIASIDIGGGTTDLAITHYALDDGSGNNVKINPRLLFREGFKVAGDDILLDVIQLYVLPALQQALKSAGLLNTEVLMARLFAHDGRTDAHSTLRQQLTLQIFMPLARTILENYERFDPLDSSAEIDATFAEMLDQPPTSRVLEYINGELQRALGGEPLFDILQVPLIVQLNKLHGEFLSHRLSIVQTLRSMAEVVSLYSCDVLLLTGRPSRFPGIQALFRHLQPLPGSRILSLEGYHTSDWYPFNKLGRIDNPKSTAAVGAMLCLLALDLRLSSFWFRAGDFQPYSTIRYLGMLDADNMLSNHNIYYSDIDLDRPGFSLDNLTSFRIRGGLCLGFRQLDSPRWPAAPLYSLSITDPTLARKVAGDSELRIRLRVVTGEDPHSPERFEIADARLADGSRIPLEHLRLSLNTLSASGNSAAQYWIDSGSVFKK; encoded by the coding sequence ATGCTGGCAACCCTTATCGATTTTAAGCAAAAAGTGACGCTGATTCAGGATAGCGGTATCCAGTTTCTCGATTTCGCCATCAGGGCACAGCCGGATGCGGTAAAGGCAGGAAAATTTGTCCGCAAGACTGCTAACGGTCCACTGCTGTGGCTGGATCATGACAGCAATAACGGAAAATATCAGCTGCGTATGGCGGCAGGTGCTGCGCCGGAAGTGGTGAAACCGGAGTTCAGCTTTACGCTGGACCAGTCACTGATGCTGCTGGAAGATATCTGGCTACCGCTGCCGGTGCTGCGCTATACGCCGCCGCGCAATTTTCTCGGCGGCCCGGAAAACTGGGCGCGAGTGCGGATCAGTAAACTGGACTCGCCAGACCAGCAAGGCCATACCCATCGCGCCTCTCTGGCGTTTGACACCGGCACCACGGCGGCAGACGACGGCGCGCTGGCGCTGTGTAAAAGCGATGCTCAGAACGGCGTCAGCTTCGCTCTTGCCTGGCACAATGATGAGCTGGGTGAGTTCCTTGATCTTACCTGGATCGACGGCTGGTTACGCGAAGTGTTTACTCAACAAGCCGCGCAGCGTGAACATCGTCATGCGGTTAATGTAAAAATCGGCCTGAAGGAGTTTGAGTATCAGGCGCACTACCTTAACCTGCTGAATCTGCTCGGTAGCCAGCTGCAACTGAACGAGATTAAAATTCACACCGCCACGTTACAGCAGCCGGTGGTTAACGTGGATTTGATCCTTGATGTCGGTAATTCGCACACCTGCGGCATTTTGGTCGAGGATCATGCTGATGAGAGCAACGGTCTGAAACAAACCTATGAGTTGCAGCTGCGCGATCTGGCCAGGCCACAGCAAGTTTATAACGAGATGTTTGTCAGTCGGGTTGAATTTGCTCAGGCCAACTTCGGTAAAGCCAATTTCTCGCTGGAAAGCGGGCGTGAAAATGCCTTTGTCTGGCCTTCTCTGACGCGCGTTGGCCGCGAAGCCGATCGACTGGCGTTGCAGCGCCTCGGCACCGAGGGCACCAGCGGCATCTCCAGCCCACGCCGCTACTTGTGGGATGAAGAGAGCTGGTTGCCGGGCTGGCGTTTTAACCAACCCGCTAGCGAAGCGCCGGCTATAGCCAATCCACTCATGACTCTGCTCAATGATAACGGCCAACCGCTGTATACCCTGCCAGCCGATGAGCGCCTGCCGGTATTTTCAGCGCACTACAGCCGCAGCTCGCTGATGACATTTATGCTGAGCGAGCTGCTGGCACAGGCGCTGATGCAGATTAACAGCGCCGCACAGCGCATGAAAATGCCGCACAGCACCGCCCCGCGTCAGCTGCGTAATATTATCCTGACGCTCCCTTCCGCAATGCCAAAACCGGAGCGGGAGATATTTCGCCGCCGCATGGTTGAAGCAATTGCACTGGTGTGGAAAGCGATGGCCTGGCATCCGGCCGATGAACCCTTCTCCACTCAGCACGATAAAGCCAGCAGTCTGAAGCCGGTGCCGGAAGTACAGATGGAGTGGGATGAGGCGACCTGCGGTCAGATGGTTTATCTGTTCAATGAAACCCAGGTTAATTTTGCCGGACGCGCTGAAGATTTCTTTGCCAGTATGGCGCGGCCCGACCGCCCGCTGTCGGCTGACGAGCAGCCGGGTAAAACCCTGCGTATTGCCTCTATCGATATTGGCGGCGGCACCACCGATTTGGCGATTACACATTATGCGCTGGATGACGGTAGCGGCAACAATGTGAAAATTAATCCACGCCTGCTGTTCCGCGAAGGTTTCAAAGTGGCGGGTGATGATATTCTGCTGGATGTCATTCAGCTGTATGTGCTGCCGGCGCTGCAGCAGGCGCTGAAAAGCGCCGGTCTGCTTAATACTGAAGTGCTGATGGCCAGACTGTTCGCTCATGATGGCCGCACCGATGCACATTCCACGCTACGTCAGCAGCTGACCTTGCAGATTTTTATGCCGTTAGCCCGCACCATTCTGGAAAATTACGAGCGTTTTGACCCGCTCGACAGTAGCGCAGAAATCGATGCCACCTTTGCTGAAATGCTGGATCAGCCGCCGACCAGCAGGGTACTGGAGTATATCAATGGCGAACTGCAACGCGCGTTGGGCGGCGAGCCACTGTTCGATATCTTGCAGGTTCCGCTGATCGTTCAGCTGAATAAACTGCACGGTGAATTCTTATCCCACCGTTTGTCGATAGTGCAGACGCTGCGTTCAATGGCTGAAGTGGTATCACTCTACAGTTGCGACGTACTGCTGCTGACTGGCCGCCCGTCGCGCTTCCCAGGAATACAGGCGCTGTTTCGCCATCTGCAACCGTTACCCGGCAGCCGGATTTTATCGCTGGAAGGTTATCACACCAGCGACTGGTATCCGTTTAACAAGCTCGGTCGTATTGATAACCCGAAATCTACTGCCGCGGTCGGCGCGATGCTGTGCCTGCTGGCTCTGGATCTCAGGCTGTCCAGCTTCTGGTTCCGCGCCGGCGATTTTCAGCCCTACTCCACCATTCGCTATCTGGGTATGCTGGACGCCGATAACATGCTGAGTAACCACAATATTTATTACAGCGATATCGACCTTGACCGGCCAGGCTTTAGCCTCGACAACCTCACCAGCTTCCGTATCCGCGGCGGCTTATGCCTGGGCTTCCGCCAGTTGGATAGCCCTCGCTGGCCTGCCGCGCCACTCTACAGCCTGTCGATTACCGATCCCACTCTGGCACGTAAAGTGGCCGGTGACAGCGAGTTGCGTATCAGACTGCGGGTCGTTACCGGTGAAGATCCCCATAGCCCGGAGCGTTTTGAGATTGCTGACGCCCGCCTGGCTGACGGCAGCCGGATACCGCTGGAGCATTTACGCCTCAGTCTGAATACCTTATCAGCCAGCGGCAACAGCGCGGCACAATACTGGATCGACAGTGGGAGCGTGTTTAAAAAATGA
- a CDS encoding virulence factor SrfC family protein produces the protein MKLITPEQQSDRLMAVSEGLSNALTWLDNSRSSAMRLDIEATNLKTKLRRCRRQADRLHATVAERTTLAFYGQSQAGKAWLISSLVGDSQQRLVSGMAGKTLDYFSHINPGNQDCGIVIRFKPQTRSENSQWPCELTLFSEADITCMVLRCGLAQPATPPDETQMMMQLSNLQRHRQPQASAGITSDQMVSIYDFMLRHDALRQKPLSNDFWPAAIELAPWLTVDDRAQLFALLWNGDRVLTDLWRQLAHRLQSLGGCRKVLAPLSLLSDEMQLPTEALLNPASAAALNMADDSNVQIVPCPHGRAATAQNISLAELVLLTAELHIPLSLSPRAALSAAVDVLDIPAEYEPQDVAIHQDARQKNPRLADLIQAKRGYLLEYYSDRQAVNLLVVCGAASSRNQVKTVSKALEHWVRTTQGENTQQRSPHRPGLIWAITRWDRRHFQHNHDEAVQRRIGHAGDMWGSMLVPDDAGMQRMASWLETALHSEVKTSRLSQQLAELQHEVADNLLASWQYRDSENQQPEKKQHIAETLLKVLQSRTGLHGELLERLQPCRDELRRLWLRLPQAQADAHAASTLSNFSIGVTFDLFSEQSDAAPQLSFTEADRDGQFAQNVLRYWVNHLRNLPENASLLALLNMDKATLQLLVEELIIASFRLRVGELLRQALTESETIAGDHNAKADRQVLRAMTVLGDFVAWLGFLQQSEAQRPQSRINRGEKIFAQPTMPAVSFGETLRLTRLSAVPANSTAVYIYDWLVGLSALIVQNSDDCAASELKPAQRQQLLEIVQLING, from the coding sequence ATGAAACTTATCACGCCAGAACAGCAGTCAGATCGGCTGATGGCCGTCAGCGAAGGTCTCAGCAACGCGCTGACGTGGCTGGATAACAGCCGCAGCAGCGCAATGCGCCTGGATATCGAAGCCACAAATCTGAAAACAAAATTACGCCGCTGCCGTCGGCAGGCCGATCGGCTGCACGCCACGGTCGCTGAGCGTACTACCCTTGCTTTTTACGGTCAGTCACAGGCAGGGAAAGCCTGGCTTATTTCATCACTGGTCGGTGATTCGCAACAGCGGCTGGTCAGCGGGATGGCGGGCAAAACGCTCGACTATTTCAGCCATATTAATCCTGGCAATCAGGATTGCGGGATTGTGATCCGCTTCAAACCTCAGACCAGAAGCGAAAATTCGCAGTGGCCCTGTGAACTGACGCTGTTCAGTGAAGCCGATATCACCTGCATGGTGCTGCGCTGCGGATTAGCGCAGCCTGCTACCCCGCCTGATGAAACACAGATGATGATGCAGTTGAGCAATTTGCAACGCCACCGTCAGCCGCAAGCGAGTGCGGGCATCACCAGCGATCAAATGGTATCGATTTACGATTTTATGCTGCGTCATGATGCTTTACGCCAGAAGCCATTGAGCAACGATTTCTGGCCAGCCGCCATTGAGTTAGCGCCCTGGCTGACCGTCGACGATCGTGCCCAACTTTTTGCGCTGCTGTGGAACGGAGATCGTGTTCTTACCGACCTGTGGCGACAGCTGGCCCACCGTCTGCAAAGCCTGGGCGGCTGCCGTAAAGTACTGGCACCGCTCAGCCTGCTTTCCGACGAAATGCAGTTACCGACAGAGGCGTTACTCAATCCGGCCAGCGCCGCCGCGTTAAATATGGCCGATGACAGCAATGTGCAGATCGTGCCCTGCCCGCATGGCCGCGCAGCAACCGCGCAGAATATCTCGCTGGCGGAGCTGGTGCTGCTCACCGCAGAGCTACACATACCGCTGAGTTTATCGCCGCGTGCAGCGCTGTCGGCAGCGGTTGATGTGCTGGATATTCCAGCGGAATATGAGCCGCAGGATGTAGCAATCCATCAGGATGCGCGACAGAAAAATCCACGGCTGGCCGATCTGATACAGGCGAAACGCGGTTACCTGTTGGAATATTACAGCGATCGTCAGGCGGTTAATCTGCTGGTAGTCTGCGGTGCCGCCAGCAGCCGTAATCAGGTTAAAACCGTCAGCAAAGCGCTGGAACACTGGGTTCGAACTACACAGGGTGAAAATACTCAACAGCGTAGCCCGCACCGACCAGGGCTGATCTGGGCGATCACCCGCTGGGATCGTCGTCATTTTCAGCACAATCATGATGAAGCAGTGCAAAGACGCATCGGCCATGCAGGTGATATGTGGGGTTCGATGCTGGTGCCTGATGACGCCGGCATGCAGCGCATGGCAAGCTGGCTGGAAACGGCCCTTCATTCTGAGGTGAAGACCTCGCGCCTCAGCCAACAGCTGGCAGAACTCCAACATGAAGTGGCGGACAATCTGTTGGCAAGCTGGCAATACCGCGACAGCGAGAATCAGCAGCCAGAGAAAAAACAGCACATCGCGGAAACGCTGTTAAAAGTGCTGCAAAGCCGAACCGGTCTGCACGGTGAACTGCTTGAACGACTGCAACCCTGCCGCGATGAGCTGCGTCGCCTGTGGCTGCGCCTGCCACAGGCGCAGGCTGACGCGCACGCCGCCAGTACCTTGAGCAACTTTAGCATTGGTGTTACCTTTGATCTGTTCAGTGAACAGTCGGATGCGGCACCACAGCTGTCGTTTACTGAAGCGGATCGGGATGGCCAATTTGCGCAAAACGTGCTGCGCTATTGGGTTAATCATCTGCGTAATCTGCCAGAAAACGCGTCGCTGCTGGCGCTGCTGAATATGGATAAAGCCACCCTACAACTGCTGGTTGAAGAGCTGATTATTGCCAGCTTTCGCCTGCGGGTTGGCGAATTATTACGCCAGGCTTTAACTGAGAGCGAAACGATAGCTGGCGACCATAACGCGAAAGCCGATCGCCAGGTGTTACGGGCGATGACGGTATTAGGTGATTTTGTCGCCTGGCTCGGCTTCCTGCAACAGAGTGAAGCGCAGCGCCCACAGAGCCGGATTAATCGCGGTGAGAAGATCTTTGCTCAGCCGACGATGCCAGCGGTGAGCTTTGGTGAGACGTTGCGCCTGACACGCCTTTCGGCAGTCCCTGCCAATAGCACAGCGGTTTATATTTATGACTGGCTGGTCGGGCTGAGTGCCCTGATTGTGCAAAACAGCGATGACTGCGCGGCAAGTGAATTAAAACCGGCACAGCGGCAGCAATTGCTGGAAATTGTGCAGTTAATTAACGGCTGA